A window of the Cystobacter fuscus genome harbors these coding sequences:
- a CDS encoding imm11 family protein, translating to MSSPERWVLHDTLDAHGKKVGPRLYLNETPIRFDGHLRVPILHPGSPLDYSLADAGDFPVVTEKVASTLAELAPGDVQFYTADVDTRPEPYFLVNVARMVRCIDEAASEEVRYGEPEDNLPDALGYYLSVYGMRIDSSKVGDARIFRPWGYPAALLVAEEVKDALERTGATGLKFTEVTGPSPISDEERAYKRRCRELLEPPPAARRAAWKSLGALDELAVAPGAICYEWPGHRQDWGIIHREAGRLLLVSEGLSDPFISRLEPSVGFGLELALETEPTELPLDAIEQSWPYILLERVSREVVAHEHVRERAKAGLLALEVAGTDMPATLVSSGGRVGVLLGQESRSLPRLFPTPFGDVRLVTVKALLPAELEYVSKQGAEGLDELARRFARTGEEHVSRARRRAVV from the coding sequence ATGAGCAGCCCGGAGCGTTGGGTGCTCCACGACACCTTGGATGCCCACGGGAAGAAGGTGGGACCGCGGCTGTACCTCAACGAGACCCCCATTCGTTTCGACGGTCACCTGCGAGTTCCCATCCTCCACCCAGGCAGCCCATTGGATTACTCGTTGGCGGACGCTGGGGATTTTCCCGTGGTCACCGAAAAGGTCGCCAGCACTCTGGCCGAATTGGCTCCTGGCGACGTCCAGTTCTACACCGCCGATGTGGACACGCGGCCAGAGCCGTATTTCCTCGTCAATGTCGCGCGCATGGTGAGGTGCATCGATGAGGCCGCCTCAGAGGAAGTGCGCTACGGGGAACCCGAAGACAACTTGCCCGACGCGCTTGGATATTATCTGTCCGTTTACGGCATGCGGATTGACTCGTCCAAAGTGGGCGATGCCAGGATCTTCCGGCCCTGGGGCTATCCAGCCGCTCTTCTCGTTGCCGAGGAAGTGAAGGACGCCCTCGAGCGCACCGGCGCCACGGGGCTGAAGTTCACGGAAGTCACCGGGCCCAGTCCCATCAGCGACGAGGAGCGTGCTTACAAACGGAGGTGCCGTGAGCTTCTGGAGCCCCCTCCTGCCGCCCGACGCGCAGCCTGGAAGTCGCTCGGCGCACTTGATGAACTGGCCGTTGCTCCCGGGGCCATTTGCTACGAATGGCCAGGACACCGGCAGGATTGGGGCATCATCCATCGGGAGGCAGGGCGCCTGCTCCTCGTCTCCGAGGGCCTCTCGGACCCCTTCATCTCCCGCCTGGAGCCCTCCGTTGGCTTTGGCTTGGAGCTCGCCCTGGAGACGGAGCCGACCGAGCTGCCCCTCGACGCCATTGAGCAGAGCTGGCCCTACATCCTGCTGGAGCGAGTCTCCAGGGAGGTGGTGGCCCACGAGCACGTGCGTGAGAGGGCCAAGGCGGGCCTCCTCGCGCTGGAGGTGGCGGGGACAGACATGCCCGCGACCCTCGTTTCCTCGGGGGGTCGCGTGGGTGTGCTGCTTGGCCAGGAGTCGCGCTCACTGCCCAGACTGTTTCCCACCCCCTTCGGCGACGTGCGGCTCGTCACCGTCAAGGCCCTGCTGCCCGCGGAACTGGAATACGTGTCGAAGCAGGGCGCGGAGGGCCTGGACGAACTGGCGCGGCGCTTCGCGCGAACCGGGGAGGAACATGTCTCACGCGCCAGGCGGCGCGCGGTGGTTTAG
- a CDS encoding RidA family protein — translation MTSPKHQPIVSPNLPKPAGPYSPGMQLDRLLFISGQGATEPATGQQAAGIEAQTEQVLRNLERILVAGGSSLQHVLRCGVFLVDMKEFPRMNAVYERVFAGHRPARTTVQVSALPEPGLHVEIDCIAYVP, via the coding sequence ATGACGTCACCGAAGCACCAACCCATCGTTTCCCCAAACCTGCCCAAGCCCGCCGGTCCCTATTCCCCCGGCATGCAATTGGACCGGCTGCTCTTCATCTCCGGGCAGGGCGCCACCGAGCCAGCCACCGGCCAGCAGGCCGCGGGTATCGAGGCGCAGACGGAGCAGGTGCTGCGCAACCTGGAGCGCATTCTCGTGGCGGGAGGCTCCTCCCTACAGCACGTCCTGCGCTGCGGCGTCTTCCTCGTGGACATGAAGGAGTTCCCCCGGATGAACGCCGTCTACGAGCGTGTCTTCGCCGGGCATCGGCCCGCGCGCACTACCGTGCAGGTGTCTGCTCTGCCCGAGCCGGGCCTGCACGTGGAGATTGACTGCATCGCGTACGTGCCCTGA
- a CDS encoding HEAT repeat domain-containing protein, giving the protein MRSHSLLDHPEAEAFQRGLGENHLSELEFLLAQRLRYLHDPEVPWSRLGQLEARALAHAEALHAASKTGLAQTRALLTEDDANRVRASAYTLTLHGTEDMDEVFQAMDKAPEELLPAWFEALALVSHTEVAPGLCRLLSSSRSQVRASAAHWLGWRREGEAECLLPLLEDPQPVVRSATALALARLRYQHALKTIETQSRRVPPGEAVDLLPAALLMGSSDALQQVRRLCVADNPPPALLHLLALAGDECDVARIQRCVVNPGLAISALHAMGVLGVPATVPMLLEQLEAAETKTRLAADEALSLMTGARLPHQLHLHRELDEGENRSTWVETPVTEPKAWRRWWEDNRARFGQAPRWRRGQPFSVVACLAELKEPLSPLRVRTRAARELALHTRQSIDFEPDWPVLRQQQALNHWQKMFE; this is encoded by the coding sequence ATGCGCTCGCACTCTCTGCTTGACCACCCAGAAGCCGAAGCATTTCAGCGCGGCTTGGGAGAGAACCATCTCTCAGAACTGGAGTTCCTGCTGGCGCAGCGGCTCCGCTACCTGCACGACCCGGAGGTGCCCTGGTCTCGTTTAGGACAATTGGAAGCACGTGCTCTGGCTCATGCCGAAGCCCTGCATGCCGCCAGCAAAACGGGGCTGGCTCAGACGCGAGCGCTACTTACCGAGGATGATGCGAACCGAGTACGCGCCTCCGCCTATACCTTGACCCTGCACGGAACTGAAGACATGGACGAGGTCTTTCAAGCCATGGACAAGGCTCCCGAGGAGCTACTCCCTGCTTGGTTTGAAGCCCTGGCCCTGGTTTCCCACACTGAAGTCGCGCCCGGCCTCTGTCGCCTACTGAGTTCGTCCCGTTCGCAGGTACGCGCCTCCGCCGCCCACTGGCTGGGTTGGAGACGCGAAGGAGAAGCAGAGTGCCTGTTGCCCTTACTGGAGGATCCTCAACCTGTCGTACGCTCCGCCACCGCACTCGCGCTGGCGCGATTACGCTACCAGCATGCATTGAAAACCATTGAGACCCAGTCACGCAGGGTGCCCCCTGGCGAGGCGGTAGATTTGTTGCCTGCTGCCCTTCTCATGGGCTCCTCGGACGCACTACAGCAGGTGCGTCGCCTTTGTGTCGCCGACAACCCGCCCCCCGCTCTACTTCATCTACTAGCACTCGCGGGGGATGAGTGCGATGTGGCGCGGATTCAACGTTGTGTCGTGAATCCCGGCCTCGCCATCTCAGCCCTCCATGCAATGGGCGTACTCGGCGTCCCAGCCACTGTACCCATGCTGCTTGAGCAGTTGGAGGCAGCGGAGACGAAAACACGTCTAGCGGCAGATGAAGCCTTGAGCCTCATGACAGGGGCGCGCTTGCCGCACCAGCTACACCTGCACAGAGAACTCGATGAGGGCGAGAACCGCTCAACATGGGTGGAGACTCCTGTCACCGAGCCCAAAGCCTGGCGGCGTTGGTGGGAGGATAATCGTGCACGCTTCGGCCAAGCGCCTCGCTGGCGCCGGGGCCAGCCGTTTAGTGTGGTCGCCTGTCTTGCCGAACTCAAGGAGCCCCTCAGCCCGCTGAGAGTACGCACGCGCGCAGCCAGAGAACTCGCCTTGCACACTCGCCAATCCATTGACTTCGAGCCCGATTGGCCAGTGCTCCGCCAGCAGCAGGCTCTGAACCATTGGCAGAAAATGTTTGAATAG
- a CDS encoding Uma2 family endonuclease — protein sequence MKKSRRAATYEDIEALPVGWVGEILEDELVASPRPALPHARVGLALSALLGMAFDLGQPETRGGWWLLYEPELHLGGNVLVPDLAGWRRERVPVPSFKDAPFATVAPDWICEILSPASVSTDRERKLPLYHREGVGHVWLVDPPTRTLEIHRRRARGWRLIARHTGDQDVFAEPFDALAVRLGALWWPRGPNARGEPAGR from the coding sequence ATGAAGAAGAGCAGGCGCGCGGCGACCTATGAGGACATCGAGGCGCTGCCGGTCGGATGGGTGGGGGAAATCCTGGAGGACGAGCTGGTGGCCTCACCGAGGCCCGCCCTGCCCCACGCGCGAGTGGGCCTGGCGCTCAGTGCCCTGTTGGGCATGGCCTTCGATCTGGGACAGCCCGAGACGCGTGGCGGCTGGTGGCTCCTCTACGAGCCGGAGCTTCACCTGGGCGGAAACGTCCTCGTCCCGGATCTTGCCGGGTGGCGCCGCGAGCGGGTGCCAGTTCCCTCTTTCAAGGACGCGCCCTTCGCCACGGTCGCTCCGGACTGGATCTGCGAGATCCTCTCCCCCGCGTCGGTGAGCACTGACCGGGAGCGCAAGCTTCCGCTCTATCACCGCGAGGGCGTGGGACATGTCTGGCTGGTGGATCCGCCCACCCGGACCCTGGAGATCCACCGTCGACGGGCTCGGGGCTGGCGGCTCATCGCCCGTCACACGGGCGACCAGGACGTTTTCGCGGAGCCGTTCGACGCGCTCGCGGTGAGGCTGGGTGCCCTCTGGTGGCCACGGGGCCCGAACGCACGGGGTGAACCGGCGGGAAGGTGA
- a CDS encoding SpoIID/LytB domain-containing protein, translating into MGWAAVTAVVLAATPVFVTRGDVTPEAALRTEAEATWRALEARYVAEAGGAPARAPATVLLKRGETLLPSRNGQGRPGVVELRQDSAGVLDVRLRVALRHELAHQLLWWACPASAEDRLFHEAFALAVSGELAEWREAPYQSLASASVELARSPDVDTPRARRALARVLNEDAGFPRALTRRLRRCQEGTRWTVPLSVGELAGHAERSVAQATVVLSRHSGEVLFSEGAFRTAMPYGSTLKPFVVAGSTAAPPVLAPRAEVAEWMCGERMPERMDVRTALLRSCNGYFLDWEGKGSAPRAFGAWGAVLSAVGLSSEPLDMADAIGLRATLSLSPWGLAQAYRLLAEARPDVLTWLADNAARGTLSELPASRDYAGVATKTGTVRDEESRPVLGWIVAVDADLVAVVARPGKMPRAFADEVPRLLARVRSQHAGLEAARVQVLGLVSPDSVEARCLGAGFVLEDGTPRAVSGDFTKLEPWVKKGGAVCLGSPWRVRFPELPAGRDYAGVLTWSPPPPYAPPAGVPTSPTALKARKGSAYVFRTTRLQYTAGVVTAEDAALKGEARVALARVVAHNERHADERHPGRPLCDTTHCQSFQGTVRIAPEDARALRLPALRWREWLTFSKGGQEPWTQTRPRAQVESLLGRGVTAVRFAEGRVHYLRTRNEGGAVFDAPESLPCEVLRSTLKLPACPRSAAFEDARVTFQGQGQGHGEGLDVEAAKASGAPQEQLLEAAYGAR; encoded by the coding sequence ATGGGGTGGGCCGCGGTCACGGCCGTCGTGCTGGCGGCCACCCCCGTCTTCGTCACCCGCGGAGACGTGACTCCCGAGGCGGCGCTGCGCACCGAGGCGGAGGCCACCTGGCGGGCGCTGGAGGCGCGCTACGTGGCCGAGGCGGGAGGCGCACCCGCCCGGGCACCGGCCACCGTGCTGCTCAAGCGCGGGGAGACGCTGTTACCCTCGCGCAACGGGCAGGGCCGGCCGGGGGTGGTGGAGCTGCGGCAGGACAGCGCCGGGGTGCTGGACGTGCGGCTGCGCGTGGCGCTCCGGCACGAGCTGGCGCACCAGCTCCTCTGGTGGGCCTGTCCGGCGTCGGCGGAGGATCGGCTGTTCCACGAGGCCTTCGCGCTGGCGGTGAGCGGCGAGCTGGCCGAGTGGCGCGAGGCACCCTACCAGTCGCTGGCGAGCGCCTCGGTGGAGCTGGCGCGGAGCCCGGACGTGGACACGCCGCGGGCGCGCCGGGCGCTGGCGCGCGTGCTGAACGAGGACGCGGGCTTTCCGAGGGCGCTGACGCGGAGGCTGCGGCGGTGCCAGGAGGGGACGCGCTGGACGGTGCCGTTGTCGGTGGGAGAGCTGGCCGGACACGCGGAGCGGAGCGTCGCCCAGGCCACGGTGGTGCTCAGCCGGCACTCGGGCGAGGTGCTCTTCTCCGAGGGGGCGTTCCGCACGGCCATGCCCTATGGCTCGACGCTCAAGCCCTTCGTGGTGGCGGGGAGCACGGCGGCGCCTCCGGTGCTCGCGCCCCGGGCGGAGGTGGCGGAGTGGATGTGCGGCGAGCGGATGCCGGAGCGGATGGACGTGAGGACGGCGCTGTTGCGCTCGTGCAACGGCTACTTCCTGGACTGGGAGGGGAAGGGGAGCGCGCCGAGGGCCTTCGGGGCCTGGGGGGCGGTGCTGTCGGCGGTGGGCCTGTCGAGCGAGCCGCTGGACATGGCGGACGCCATCGGCTTGCGCGCGACGCTGAGCCTGTCTCCGTGGGGGCTGGCGCAGGCGTACCGGTTGCTGGCGGAGGCGCGGCCGGACGTGCTGACGTGGCTCGCGGACAACGCGGCGCGAGGGACGCTGTCGGAGCTGCCCGCGTCGAGGGACTACGCGGGCGTGGCGACGAAGACGGGGACGGTGCGGGACGAGGAGAGCCGGCCGGTGCTCGGGTGGATTGTCGCGGTGGACGCGGACCTGGTGGCGGTGGTGGCGAGGCCGGGGAAGATGCCGCGGGCCTTCGCGGACGAGGTGCCCCGACTGCTGGCGCGGGTGAGGAGCCAGCACGCGGGGCTGGAGGCGGCGCGGGTGCAGGTGCTGGGGCTGGTGTCCCCGGACTCTGTCGAGGCGCGGTGCCTGGGGGCGGGCTTCGTGCTGGAGGACGGCACGCCGCGGGCGGTGTCGGGAGACTTCACGAAGCTGGAGCCGTGGGTGAAGAAGGGCGGAGCGGTGTGCCTGGGCAGCCCCTGGCGGGTGCGCTTTCCCGAGCTGCCCGCGGGCCGTGATTACGCGGGGGTGCTCACCTGGTCGCCGCCGCCGCCCTACGCGCCTCCGGCGGGAGTGCCCACGAGCCCCACGGCGCTCAAGGCGAGGAAGGGCTCGGCGTATGTCTTCCGCACCACGCGGCTGCAATACACGGCCGGAGTGGTGACGGCGGAGGACGCGGCGTTGAAGGGGGAGGCGAGGGTGGCGCTGGCGCGGGTGGTGGCGCACAACGAGCGGCACGCGGACGAGCGCCATCCGGGCCGGCCCCTCTGCGATACGACGCATTGCCAGTCCTTCCAGGGCACCGTGCGCATCGCGCCCGAGGACGCGCGGGCCCTGCGGTTGCCGGCGCTGCGCTGGCGCGAGTGGCTGACCTTCTCCAAGGGAGGACAGGAGCCCTGGACGCAGACGCGTCCGCGCGCGCAGGTGGAGTCGCTGTTGGGCCGGGGCGTGACGGCGGTGCGCTTCGCCGAGGGGCGCGTGCACTACCTGCGCACGAGGAACGAGGGCGGAGCGGTGTTCGACGCGCCCGAATCCCTGCCCTGTGAGGTGCTGCGCTCCACGCTGAAATTGCCCGCGTGCCCCCGGAGCGCCGCCTTCGAGGACGCGCGCGTCACCTTCCAGGGACAGGGCCAGGGACATGGCGAGGGGCTCGACGTCGAGGCCGCGAAGGCGAGCGGGGCCCCACAGGAACAACTCCTGGAGGCCGCGTACGGCGCCCGGTGA
- a CDS encoding AHH domain-containing protein: MGYRSHPLTPPPAPKQDVTLTPSSDFASVQVSDAQFHQAFTQLVLEVPLRVAPRPTKALAGRLVLASWPPNGAGDSSVEGGYARLCERRGSPGDCFWLLGEGPHDTTLSHRDRFALALGLSLTPAVEAASGVLRDFSATAMTTLLTGLSLYLVTLMAPEPISKGLALAMTLFLWGYLGSELWGLISATKDLWEEVEVARSFHELRDASERYAQVLGPNTLRVLIILTTWKAGAKGKEAMTGSGLPGFPLAVQNTATAGRIRLPVAASDATSVSVAEGKLVLTLPAGSGAILFMQEEEGPVHHIATVENEKSPARGGPWTPKLKEFFDKAGMSMEDPANKIPIPGHKGPHPEEYHQEVFQRLGKAVKRCETTDQCRTALTRELKRLATELKEAGSKLNKLVTRTD, encoded by the coding sequence GTGGGCTACCGCTCCCATCCGCTCACGCCCCCGCCAGCCCCCAAGCAGGACGTCACCCTCACGCCGAGCAGCGACTTCGCGTCCGTCCAGGTTTCGGACGCGCAGTTTCACCAGGCCTTCACCCAGCTCGTTCTGGAGGTTCCCCTGCGGGTGGCCCCCCGCCCCACCAAGGCGTTGGCGGGCCGCCTGGTGCTGGCCTCCTGGCCACCCAATGGCGCGGGGGACTCCAGTGTCGAAGGTGGCTATGCCCGCCTGTGCGAACGGCGTGGATCTCCGGGGGACTGCTTCTGGCTGCTGGGGGAGGGCCCCCACGACACCACCCTCAGCCACCGGGACAGGTTCGCGCTGGCCCTCGGCCTCTCCCTCACCCCTGCGGTGGAGGCCGCCTCGGGTGTCCTGCGGGACTTCTCCGCAACGGCCATGACGACGCTGCTCACCGGCCTGTCCCTCTATCTCGTGACACTCATGGCGCCGGAACCCATCTCCAAGGGCCTCGCCCTGGCGATGACCCTGTTCCTCTGGGGCTACCTGGGTAGCGAGCTCTGGGGATTGATTTCCGCCACGAAGGACCTCTGGGAAGAGGTGGAGGTCGCTCGCTCGTTCCACGAGCTGCGCGACGCGAGCGAGCGGTATGCCCAGGTGCTCGGACCCAACACCCTGCGTGTCCTCATCATCCTGACGACCTGGAAGGCAGGCGCCAAGGGGAAGGAGGCCATGACAGGGAGTGGGCTGCCGGGTTTCCCCCTGGCCGTGCAGAACACGGCCACGGCGGGCCGCATCCGCCTGCCCGTGGCGGCTTCCGATGCAACGTCGGTGTCGGTGGCGGAAGGCAAGCTCGTGCTCACGCTCCCCGCGGGCTCGGGTGCCATCCTCTTCATGCAGGAGGAGGAGGGCCCCGTTCACCACATCGCTACCGTGGAGAACGAGAAGTCTCCCGCGCGTGGCGGGCCTTGGACGCCGAAGCTCAAGGAATTCTTCGACAAGGCCGGCATGTCCATGGAAGACCCGGCCAACAAGATCCCCATCCCGGGACACAAGGGCCCTCATCCCGAGGAGTACCATCAGGAGGTCTTTCAACGGCTTGGGAAGGCAGTCAAGCGCTGCGAGACTACGGATCAGTGTCGGACGGCTCTCACCCGGGAATTGAAGCGGCTGGCTACGGAACTCAAGGAGGCAGGTTCCAAGCTCAACAAGCTCGTCACCCGAACCGATTGA
- a CDS encoding SMI1/KNR4 family protein, giving the protein MTSGIQGVVQFILERWPASRTPLRGASKDEIHRLEEVQGRTLPEAYKTFLTHVGHGSDGLAWEHIDFRPSAIERFVTRSRRLSLVPRRYILVGRDLTESELEYFLDLGVDSGNGPPAVRVPVINLEDKLEPESERIHPDATSLAEMLFREAYHDLRVEPMQHMSLHSDVRGENPPKERAEQVLTELGLIRHPLSGPWVQGYESDEGVIEVRWLKGEGLQLIAASDHEEWISKVGKELRSRLPVVLI; this is encoded by the coding sequence ATGACCAGCGGAATCCAGGGAGTTGTGCAGTTCATTCTTGAGCGATGGCCCGCCTCTCGAACACCGCTGCGCGGGGCATCAAAGGATGAAATCCATCGATTGGAAGAGGTTCAAGGACGCACACTGCCAGAGGCCTACAAGACTTTCCTGACGCATGTTGGCCACGGGAGTGACGGCCTGGCCTGGGAGCACATCGACTTCAGACCAAGTGCAATCGAACGATTCGTGACACGCTCCCGGCGTTTGAGCTTAGTGCCCCGGAGGTACATTCTTGTTGGGAGAGATTTGACTGAGTCGGAGCTAGAATATTTTCTCGACCTGGGCGTGGATTCCGGCAATGGGCCTCCAGCCGTCCGCGTGCCTGTCATCAACCTCGAGGACAAACTAGAACCAGAGAGCGAGAGAATACATCCAGACGCAACAAGCTTGGCGGAAATGCTTTTTCGTGAGGCCTACCATGATCTGCGAGTGGAGCCCATGCAACATATGTCTCTGCACTCTGATGTAAGAGGGGAGAATCCGCCCAAGGAACGTGCCGAGCAAGTACTGACAGAACTAGGTCTGATACGACATCCCCTCTCTGGGCCCTGGGTCCAGGGCTATGAATCCGATGAAGGGGTCATCGAAGTACGATGGCTCAAGGGAGAAGGGCTTCAGCTCATTGCCGCCTCGGACCACGAAGAGTGGATATCGAAAGTGGGCAAGGAACTACGCAGTCGCCTACCTGTTGTATTGATTTGA
- a CDS encoding DUF2169 family type VI secretion system accessory protein, with the protein MTQHLRNQSRFAATDALLLDKEGRELLVVCVAGRFVLPPPGHPTIEPLRLSEDQYPPPQVDEYWGEPHLSSLRQEGQLVYARPGTDMYVTGHAWAPQGKPTKEGVVGLRVGSCRKVARVFGPRVWQQGLLGVKPSAPQAYERMPLRWERSVGGASEPRNPVGCGLYASAKEAVDRPLPNVEDVERLLESPTQKLAPVGFGPVARHWEPRRGYAGTYDVQWVERRAPLWPKDFDERFFQAAAPGLNVASGLKGGEEVVLEGFSPDGRLEFLLPYSQLALENRLGRRIVRREFVLDGVHLEPDEAAVTLLWRATILLHGELAAYSESVIQEAFPRKELQ; encoded by the coding sequence ATGACTCAGCATCTACGGAACCAAAGTCGATTTGCCGCAACCGACGCACTGCTATTGGACAAGGAAGGACGCGAGTTGCTGGTAGTGTGTGTGGCGGGGCGATTCGTCTTGCCACCTCCGGGACACCCAACCATCGAGCCACTGAGACTGAGCGAGGATCAGTACCCGCCACCTCAAGTGGATGAGTACTGGGGTGAGCCTCATCTATCAAGTCTGCGCCAAGAGGGGCAATTGGTATACGCGCGACCAGGAACGGACATGTACGTCACTGGGCACGCCTGGGCTCCACAGGGGAAGCCAACAAAGGAGGGCGTGGTTGGATTGAGAGTGGGATCCTGTCGCAAAGTGGCCCGTGTGTTCGGCCCGCGGGTGTGGCAGCAGGGGCTTCTGGGGGTGAAGCCCTCCGCGCCGCAAGCCTATGAGCGAATGCCCTTGCGCTGGGAGAGGAGCGTGGGAGGAGCAAGTGAGCCGCGCAACCCTGTGGGGTGTGGCTTGTATGCATCGGCGAAGGAAGCCGTGGATAGGCCACTGCCCAACGTGGAGGACGTGGAGCGATTGCTAGAAAGCCCCACGCAAAAGTTGGCGCCAGTGGGCTTCGGCCCGGTGGCCCGGCACTGGGAGCCACGGCGCGGGTATGCAGGCACGTATGACGTACAATGGGTGGAGCGGCGCGCACCGTTGTGGCCCAAGGACTTCGACGAGCGGTTCTTCCAGGCGGCTGCTCCGGGATTGAATGTGGCGAGTGGGCTGAAGGGGGGCGAGGAGGTGGTACTGGAGGGATTCTCCCCGGACGGGCGACTGGAATTTTTGCTGCCATACTCGCAGTTGGCGCTGGAGAACCGATTGGGGAGACGGATCGTACGGCGAGAGTTCGTACTGGATGGCGTGCATCTAGAGCCGGACGAGGCGGCGGTGACGCTGCTGTGGCGAGCAACGATTCTCTTGCATGGGGAACTAGCGGCGTACAGCGAGAGCGTCATTCAAGAGGCATTTCCGAGAAAGGAATTGCAGTGA
- a CDS encoding DUF4150 domain-containing protein has translation MKTYVNGRSVLHQGDGNQQTAAAPDVCKTPSPGGPVPVPYPNIAKDSDLAEGSTSVEVNGYPVALKGSYLSTSSGDEAGTAGGGLISSKTQGKIIFLTASLDVLVEGQGVVRFLDTFLANANTPNTVGTVYGDPQRVEGKAEELICQACGQPFSQHEPGLPATEDVQKEMRLLVRRHHGEFKQEVEEREGYGFMLGVLKCRTKNGKTITINSMSGAINSVPRNFPVGNGMDGAKLNQILKKQADRLANKRNNPIRMDRLKGKDSSSNEPGGCAAPKLLLYAMEQGWEPLEMVEQWFGPPKGDKEHGQNYEPCQTCRNLLPVLLCEARQRAKSEPIEPRTWPANEMEPS, from the coding sequence ATGAAGACGTATGTGAACGGACGTTCGGTGCTGCATCAGGGCGATGGTAATCAGCAGACGGCGGCGGCACCGGATGTGTGTAAAACCCCCTCGCCTGGTGGGCCAGTGCCAGTGCCTTACCCGAATATTGCCAAGGACAGTGATTTGGCTGAGGGAAGCACGAGTGTAGAGGTAAATGGGTACCCGGTAGCACTCAAGGGCTCATACTTAAGCACCAGTTCTGGAGACGAGGCTGGGACGGCAGGCGGAGGGCTGATTTCATCGAAAACACAGGGGAAAATCATCTTCCTCACAGCGAGCCTGGACGTGTTGGTGGAAGGACAGGGGGTTGTACGCTTCCTGGATACATTTTTAGCGAATGCCAACACCCCAAACACGGTGGGAACTGTGTATGGGGATCCTCAGCGCGTGGAGGGCAAAGCCGAAGAACTGATATGCCAAGCATGTGGCCAGCCATTCTCACAGCATGAGCCAGGGCTCCCTGCAACAGAGGATGTTCAGAAAGAAATGAGGCTCCTTGTCAGAAGACATCATGGAGAGTTCAAACAAGAGGTCGAGGAGAGGGAGGGGTACGGCTTTATGCTGGGGGTACTGAAATGCAGGACCAAAAACGGGAAAACGATAACCATCAACTCCATGTCGGGCGCAATTAACTCCGTGCCCAGGAACTTCCCCGTGGGAAACGGAATGGATGGAGCCAAGCTGAATCAAATACTGAAGAAGCAGGCTGATCGTCTCGCCAACAAAAGAAACAACCCAATCCGAATGGATCGACTAAAAGGCAAAGACTCCAGCTCCAACGAACCAGGTGGCTGTGCCGCTCCCAAGCTATTGCTTTACGCCATGGAGCAGGGATGGGAACCTCTCGAAATGGTCGAGCAGTGGTTTGGACCGCCCAAGGGCGACAAAGAGCATGGCCAGAATTACGAACCATGTCAGACCTGCCGAAACTTACTGCCCGTGCTCTTGTGCGAGGCCAGACAGAGAGCGAAGAGCGAGCCGATTGAACCGAGAACGTGGCCAGCCAATGAGATGGAGCCATCATGA